A genomic stretch from Halobellus sp. LT62 includes:
- a CDS encoding DUF7344 domain-containing protein: MTGPEDDPPPGDGTLDASEIHDVLRNDRRRLVLERLRSGAGTEAVSDLAERIGAVEAGESPPPRNVRQSVYVSLHQTHLPKLDELGIVEYDPDAKTVTIADNAADVAVYMEVVPQYGISWAEYYLGLGLLGGLSLLAVAVGVPFFRTLSPGIISAGISVALVVSALYQLLDQQSSLLHRLRDD; the protein is encoded by the coding sequence ATGACCGGACCCGAGGACGACCCACCGCCCGGCGACGGGACGCTGGACGCCTCCGAGATCCACGACGTGCTCCGGAACGACCGTCGTCGGCTCGTCCTCGAACGACTTCGTTCGGGAGCGGGGACCGAGGCGGTATCGGATCTCGCAGAGCGCATCGGGGCCGTCGAAGCCGGGGAGTCGCCGCCGCCCCGAAACGTCCGCCAGAGCGTGTACGTCTCACTGCACCAGACGCACCTGCCGAAACTGGACGAACTGGGCATCGTCGAGTACGACCCGGACGCGAAGACGGTGACGATCGCCGACAACGCCGCCGACGTCGCCGTGTATATGGAAGTGGTTCCGCAGTACGGGATCTCGTGGGCGGAGTACTACCTCGGGTTGGGACTGCTCGGTGGCCTCTCGCTGCTCGCTGTGGCCGTCGGCGTCCCGTTCTTTCGGACGTTGTCGCCGGGGATCATCTCCGCGGGGATCTCCGTGGCGCTCGTCGTGTCGGCACTGTATCAACTGCTCGACCAGCAGAGTTCGCTCCTCCACCGACTCAGAGACGACTGA